One window of the Candidatus Eisenbacteria bacterium genome contains the following:
- a CDS encoding T9SS type A sorting domain-containing protein has product MRFAPPLRVMLALCSLLATAAPAAFAAGPLTSGTVVSGTIAGPTFTETWTFSGSNGQRVLISAVTTSGAPNTSIVLRAPGGTVTWNSSADRLDFQLTANGTWTVEISDVGLNDAGGYSIGFVNLTIGPYTSGGDLDGGAIVSAEIKTGSNAAIGDFDVFTFSGTAGQRIAFAAVETSAASYNTVITIYPPGGGNFEASVNSNRLDHQLLATGTYTAVVEDFANDHTGTYTLSYLNVTAGPFTIAGDLDGGPIASNEIKTGTVSGVGDMDAFTFSGTSGQRVLFVGVATGGAMNSQLWLYPAGGGPPIYISTADRADVQLNATGTWTALIEDAANDQGGNYSVSFMNVSAGPFTSVGDLDGGAIVSAEIKTGNNTGIGDIDAFTFSGVAGQRIAFAAVETSAASYNTVVTIYPPGGGNFEASVNSNRLDHQLLATGTYTAVVEDFANDHTGTYTLSYLNVTAGPFTIAGDLDGGPIASNEIKTGTVSGVGDMDAFTFSGTTGQRVLFVDVATGGAMNSQLWLYPAGGGPPIYVSSADRADVQLNATGTWTALIEDAANDQGGSYSVSFMNVSAGPFTSVGDLDGGAIVSAEIKTGNNTGIGDIDAFTFSGTAGQRIAFAAVETSAASYNTVITIYPPGGGNFEASVNSNRLDHQLLATGTYTAVVEDFANDHTGTYTLSYLNVTAGPFTIAGDLDGGPIASNEIKTGTVSGVGDMDAFTFSGTSGQRVLFVGVATGGAMNSQLWLYPAGGGPPIYVSSADRADVQLNATGTWTALIEDAANDESGSYSVSLMNVSAGPHTSGGDLDGGAIVSGGTRLGNNTGVGDFDAYTFTGTLGQRVVFSAVETSAASYNTVVTIYPPGGGNFEASVNSNRLDHQLLATGTYTAVVEDFAGDHTGTYNLAFVNVTTGIFTSATDPNGGVVTSGAARSGSISPIGDLDVYSFHGTSGQTAQIGAVTTSGLLNTEIWIYPPGGGPATVATSTDNVSYPLTATGYHMVMIEDAGLNDTGNYNFTLSGTLTNVDIPEGPIALLDPIRVVMRPPFPNPFARDAALTYSLPARLPVRMRIFDLQGALVRTLVDGMIEPGVRTASWDGSNDRGERMVSGVYFAELTAGGETVRHKLVRMR; this is encoded by the coding sequence ATGCGCTTCGCTCCCCCGCTTCGCGTGATGCTCGCCCTGTGCTCTCTGCTCGCGACCGCGGCTCCGGCCGCCTTCGCTGCCGGACCCCTCACCTCGGGAACGGTGGTCAGCGGCACGATCGCGGGACCCACCTTTACCGAGACTTGGACTTTTTCCGGCAGCAACGGTCAACGCGTCCTCATCAGCGCGGTGACGACCAGCGGAGCCCCGAACACGAGCATCGTCCTGAGAGCTCCGGGAGGAACCGTGACCTGGAACAGCTCCGCCGACCGGCTCGACTTTCAGCTCACGGCCAACGGGACGTGGACGGTTGAGATTTCGGACGTCGGACTCAATGACGCGGGCGGCTACAGCATTGGTTTCGTGAACCTGACGATCGGTCCCTATACCTCGGGCGGTGATCTGGACGGTGGGGCGATCGTCTCGGCCGAGATCAAGACCGGGAGCAACGCGGCGATCGGTGACTTCGACGTGTTCACGTTCTCCGGGACGGCCGGCCAGCGCATCGCGTTCGCGGCGGTCGAGACCAGCGCGGCGAGCTACAACACCGTGATCACGATCTACCCGCCGGGCGGTGGCAACTTCGAGGCCTCGGTCAACTCCAACCGGCTCGATCATCAGCTGCTGGCGACCGGCACCTACACCGCGGTGGTCGAGGACTTCGCGAACGACCACACCGGCACCTACACACTCTCCTATCTCAACGTCACCGCCGGGCCATTCACGATCGCCGGCGATCTGGATGGCGGCCCGATCGCTTCGAACGAGATCAAGACCGGTACCGTGAGCGGGGTCGGCGACATGGACGCGTTCACGTTCTCGGGGACATCGGGCCAGCGCGTCCTGTTCGTGGGTGTGGCGACCGGTGGCGCGATGAACAGCCAGCTGTGGCTCTACCCGGCAGGTGGTGGCCCTCCGATCTACATCAGCACCGCCGACCGCGCGGATGTGCAACTGAACGCCACCGGCACCTGGACGGCACTCATCGAAGACGCCGCCAACGACCAGGGTGGCAACTACTCGGTCTCGTTCATGAACGTGAGCGCCGGGCCGTTCACCTCGGTCGGTGACCTCGACGGTGGCGCGATCGTCTCGGCCGAGATCAAGACCGGCAACAACACCGGCATCGGCGACATCGACGCGTTCACGTTCTCCGGAGTCGCCGGCCAGCGCATCGCGTTCGCGGCGGTCGAGACCAGTGCGGCGAGCTACAACACGGTGGTCACGATCTACCCGCCGGGCGGTGGCAACTTCGAGGCCTCGGTCAACTCCAACCGGCTCGATCATCAGCTGCTGGCGACCGGCACCTACACCGCGGTGGTCGAGGACTTCGCGAACGACCACACCGGCACCTACACACTCTCCTATCTCAACGTCACCGCCGGGCCATTCACGATCGCGGGCGATCTGGATGGCGGCCCGATCGCTTCGAACGAGATCAAGACCGGTACCGTGAGCGGGGTCGGCGACATGGACGCGTTCACGTTCTCGGGAACCACGGGCCAGCGCGTCCTGTTCGTGGATGTGGCGACCGGTGGCGCGATGAACAGCCAGCTGTGGCTCTACCCGGCCGGTGGTGGCCCGCCCATCTATGTCAGCTCGGCCGACCGCGCGGATGTGCAACTGAACGCCACCGGCACCTGGACGGCACTCATCGAAGACGCCGCCAACGATCAGGGCGGCAGCTACTCGGTCTCGTTCATGAACGTGAGCGCCGGGCCATTCACCTCGGTCGGCGACCTCGATGGCGGTGCGATCGTCTCGGCCGAGATCAAGACCGGCAACAACACCGGCATCGGCGACATCGACGCGTTCACGTTCTCCGGGACGGCCGGCCAGCGCATCGCGTTCGCGGCGGTCGAGACCAGCGCGGCGAGCTACAACACCGTGATCACGATCTACCCGCCGGGCGGTGGCAACTTCGAGGCCTCGGTCAACTCCAACCGGCTCGATCATCAGCTGCTGGCGACCGGCACCTACACCGCGGTGGTCGAGGACTTCGCGAACGACCACACCGGCACCTACACACTCTCCTATCTCAACGTCACCGCCGGGCCATTCACGATCGCCGGCGATCTGGATGGCGGCCCGATCGCTTCGAACGAGATCAAGACCGGTACCGTGAGCGGGGTCGGCGACATGGACGCGTTCACGTTCTCGGGGACATCGGGCCAGCGCGTCCTGTTCGTGGGTGTGGCGACCGGTGGCGCGATGAACAGCCAGCTGTGGCTCTACCCGGCAGGTGGCGGCCCGCCCATCTATGTCAGCTCGGCCGACCGCGCGGATGTGCAACTGAACGCCACCGGCACCTGGACGGCACTCATCGAAGACGCCGCCAACGATGAGAGCGGCAGCTACTCGGTCTCGCTGATGAACGTCTCGGCGGGTCCCCACACCTCGGGCGGAGATCTGGATGGCGGCGCAATCGTGTCGGGCGGCACCAGGCTCGGCAACAACACCGGCGTCGGCGACTTCGACGCATACACGTTCACGGGCACCCTCGGTCAACGCGTGGTCTTCAGCGCGGTCGAGACCAGTGCGGCGAGCTACAACACCGTGGTCACGATCTACCCGCCGGGCGGTGGCAACTTCGAGGCCTCGGTCAACTCCAACCGGCTCGATCATCAGCTGCTGGCGACCGGCACCTACACCGCGGTGGTCGAGGACTTCGCCGGTGACCACACCGGCACCTACAACCTCGCGTTCGTGAACGTCACGACCGGCATCTTCACCTCCGCCACCGATCCCAACGGTGGAGTCGTGACCTCGGGTGCCGCCCGCAGCGGCTCGATCTCGCCGATCGGCGACCTCGACGTGTACTCGTTCCACGGCACCAGCGGGCAGACCGCGCAGATCGGCGCCGTCACCACCTCGGGGCTGCTGAATACCGAGATCTGGATCTATCCGCCCGGCGGCGGACCCGCCACGGTCGCGACCTCGACCGACAACGTCAGCTATCCGCTGACCGCGACCGGGTATCACATGGTGATGATCGAGGACGCGGGACTCAACGACACCGGCAACTACAACTTCACGCTCTCGGGCACCCTCACGAACGTGGACATCCCGGAAGGGCCGATCGCGTTGCTCGATCCGATTCGAGTCGTGATGCGCCCGCCGTTCCCGAATCCGTTCGCACGCGATGCCGCACTCACCTACTCGCTGCCCGCGCGACTGCCGGTGCGGATGCGAATCTTCGACCTGCAGGGAGCGCTGGTGCGCACGCTGGTGGACGGGATGATCGAGCCGGGCGTACGGACGGCTTCATGGGATGGCTCGAACGACCGTGGTGAACGGATGGTCTCGGGCGTCTACTTCGCCGAACTCACTGCCGGCGGCGAAACGGTGCGCCACAAGCTGGTGCGGATGCGGTAG